The following are from one region of the Sorghum bicolor cultivar BTx623 chromosome 2, Sorghum_bicolor_NCBIv3, whole genome shotgun sequence genome:
- the LOC8077438 gene encoding FT-interacting protein 1: protein MMSNLKLGVEVTSAHDLLPKEQGTANTFVEVEFDGQKFRTAIKDRDINPVWNEQFYFNISDPSRLPELHLEAYVYHADRASNSKACLGKVRISGTSFVSQPDATPLHYPLEKRTILSRARGELGLRVFLTDDPSVRVSAPGHQEFDMLSTPTTAQEQAAANSIPNPFQETRANPVRQFQHLPKEQQRPAQPYYAEGSYGDQQQRSFSAVGNKAAAPQPQVQVSRMYAPGPQQPIDFQLKETSPTLGGGRVIGGRVYPGEKAGAYDLVEKMQYLFVRVVKARDLPNMDITGSLDPFVEVHLGNYKMKTKYFEKNQRPEWDEVFAFPKEVMQSTMLEVVVKDKDVVRDDYVGRVSIDLNEVPLRVPPDSPLAPEWYRLMGKDGMRDRGELMLAVWYGTQADECFPSAIHAGSTPVESHLHNYIRGKVYPAPRMWYVRVNVIEAHDIYPMENHIPDVLVKVRLGHQLLKTRQVRSPTRNFMWNEELMFVAAEPFEDDLIISVEDRVAQNKDEVIGETIIPLARLPRRADHKPVRPAWFDLRRPGIIDVNQLKEDKFYAKVNLRVCLEGGYHVLDESTQYCSDLRPTMKQLWKPPIGMLEVGILSANGLNPTKTRNDRGSCDAYCVAKYGSKWVRTRTIVDNLSPRFNEQYTWEVFDHGTVLTIGLFDNCHISGDNNHGSSGHMDKPIGKVRIRLSTLETSRVYTHSYPLLVLSPSGVKKMGELHLAIRFTTSSLINVLFTYSRPLLPKMHYAQPLSIVQQEILRHQAVQLVAQRLGRMEPPVRREVVEFMSDARSHLWSMRRSKANFFRLMQVFSGVIAAGKWFGDVCQWKNPVTTVLVHVLFIMLVFYPDLILPTVFLYMFLIGLWNYRFRPRFPPHMNTRISYADVAHPDELDEEFDTFPTSRSPDLIRMRYDRLRHVAGRIQTVVGDIATQGERLQSLLSWRDPRATAMFLIFCLITAIILYVTPFQVIALCLGFFWMRHPRFRHKVPSAPANFFRRLPAKTDSLL, encoded by the coding sequence ATGATGAGCAATCTTAAACTTGGTGTTGAGGTTACCAGTGCTCATGATCTCCTCCCGAAAGAGCAGGGCACAGCCAATACTTTTGTTGAGGTCGAGTTCGATGGCCAGAAGTTCCGCACAGCCATCAAAGACAGGGACATCAACCCTGTCTGGAACGAGCAGTTCTACTTCAACATATCTGATCCATCCCGCCTCCCAGAGCTACACCTTGAGGCCTATGTGtaccatgcagaccgtgccagTAATTCCAAGGCCTGCCTAGGCAAGGTTCGCATATCGGGTACATCCTTTGTCAGCCAACCTGATGCTACGCCCCTGCACTACCCCCTGGAGAAGCGCACAATCTTATCACGTGCGCGTGGTGAGCTTGGTCTAAGAGTCTTCCTCACAGATGATCCATCGGTGAGGGTGTCTGCTCCAGGTCACCAGGAGTTTGATATGTTAAGCACGCCTACCACTGCACAGGAGCAGGCAGCAGCCAACTCCATTCCAAATCCTTTCCAAGAGACGAGAGCAAATCCAGTGAGACAATTCCAGCACTTACCAAAAGAACAGCAGCGTCCGGCACAGCCATACTACGCTGAAGGTTCATATGGAGACCAGCAACAAAGAAGCTTTTCTGCAGTTGGGAATAAAGCTGCAGCCCCTCAGCCTCAGGTTCAGGTATCAaggatgtatgctccaggtccACAGCAGCCAATAGATTTCCAACTAAAGGAAACAAGCCCAACGCTTGGTGGTGGCCGTGTTATTGGTGGCCGGGTGTACCCTGGTGAGAAGGCTGGGGCATACGACCTTGTTGAGAAGATGCAGTACCTCTTTGTGCGTGTGGTCAAGGCCCGCGATCTGCCCAACATGGACATCACTGGAAGTCTTGATCCTTTTGTGGAGGTGCACCTTGGGAACTACAAAATGAAAACAAAGTACTTTGAGAAGAATCAGAGGCCCGAGTGGGATGAGGTGTTCGCATTCCCTAAGGAAGTCATGCAGTCAACGATGCTTGAAGTTGTTGTGAAGGACAAGGATGTCGTTAGGGATGACTATGTCGGTCGAGTGAGTATTGACCTGAATGAGGTCCCTCTAAGGGTCCCTCCAGACAGTCCATTGGCACCAGAGTGGTATCGTCTTATGGGCAAGGATGGCATGAGGGACAGAGGGGAGTTGATGCTTGCAGTCTGGTATGGTACTCAAGCAGATGAATGCTTCCCAAGCGCCATTCATGCAGGGTCAACACCAGTTGAATCCCATCTTCACAATTATATCCGTGGGAAGGTTTACCCTGCGCCAAGAATGTGGTATGTGAGAGTCAATGTAATTGAGGCACATGATATATACCCAATGGAGAACCACATACCTGATGTACTGGTAAAAGTGAGACTGGGCCATCAATTGTTGAAGACAAGGCAAGTTCGCTCACCAACCAGAAACTTCATGTGGAATGAGGAGCTGATGTTTGTCGCAGCAGAGCCTTTTGAGGACGACTTGATCATATCAGTAGAAGACCGTGTAGCACAAAACAAAGATGAGGTGATTGGTGAAACTATCATACCACTCGCAAGGCTTCCAAGGCGGGCTGATCACAAGCCGGTACGGCCAGCATGGTTTGATTTAAGAAGACCAGGAATAATTGATGTGAACCAGCTAAAGGAAGACAAGTTCTATGCAAAGGTAAACCTTCGTGTTTGCCTTGAAGGTGGTTATCATGTGCTTGATGAGTCCACACAATATTGCAGTGATCTCCGTCCAACAATGAAGCAGTTGTGGAAGCCACCAATTGGCATGCTTGAAGTTGGCATTTTAAGTGCAAATGGTCTCAATCCAACAAAAACCAGAAACGACCGTGGGTCGTGTGATGCATATTGTGTTGCCAAGTATGGTTCAAAATGGGTCCGGACACGCACAATAGTTGACAACTTGAGCCCTCGATTCAATGAGCAGTACACATGGGAAGTCTTTGATCATGGAACTGTACTCACAATTGGTCTATTTGACAACTGCCACATAAGTGGAGATAACAACCACGGTTCCTCAGGCCACATGGATAAACCCATCGGCAAAGTGAGAATTCGGCTTTCAACACTTGAGACGTCGCGTGTGTACACACACTCATATCCATTGCTCGTCCTCAGCCCATCAGGAGTTAAAAAGATGGGTGAACTACATCTTGCCATCCGGTTCACAACATCATCCCTTATCAATGTGCTCTTTACATACTCTAGGCCCCTCTTGCCCAAGATGCATTATGCACAGCCTCTGTCAATAGTTCAGCAGGAAATACTCCGCCACCAGGCTGTGCAGCTTGTTGCGCAGCGCCTGGGGCGCATGGAGCCACCAGTTCGCAGGGAAGTTGTTGAGTTTATGTCAGATGCTCGCTCTCATCTGTGGAGCATGCGACGGAGCAAAGCTAACTTCTTCCGTCTTATGCAAGTCTTCTCAGGGGTCATTGCTGCAGGGAAGTGGTTCGGTGATGTTTGTCAGTGGAAAAACCCGGTCACCACAGTGTTGGTTCATGTGCTCTTTATCATGCTTGTGTTCTATCCAGACCTTATCCTGCCAACAGTCTTCCTCTACATGTTCTTGATAGGGTTGTGGAATTACCGGTTCCGGCCACGCTTCCCACCACATATGAACACAAGAATATCTTACGCTGATGTTGCACATCCAGATGAGCTTGATGAAGAATTTGACACATTCCCAACCTCAAGGAGCCCAGATCTCATTAGGATGAGGTATGATAGGTTACGACATGTTGCTGGGAGGATACAGACAGTTGTTGGGGACATTGCCACTCAGGGAGAGAGATTACAGTCACTGCTGAGCTGGAGGGACCCAAGGGCAACAGCTATGTTCCTAATATTTTGCCTGATTACTGCGATTATACTATATGTGACACCATTCCAAGTGATTGCACTCTGCCTTGGGTTCTTCTGGATGAGGCATCCTCGGTTTCGCCACAAGGTGCCGTCAGCACCAGCAAACTTCTTCAGGAGGCTACCTGCAAAGACAGATTCTTTGCTGTAA